The genomic DNA ATTGCCAGTCCACGCCCACCCGCAGGAAGCCGGTCTCGCGGCGTCGCGGGTCCACCGTGTAGCCGTGCGCGATGCTGCCGTCGCCGTCGGCGATGCGTTGCGCATTGAGCGGCACGCCGTCGGCCCACAGCACCAGGCTGGTACGGCCCGGCTCGCCCTTGGTGTATTTGGCATCGAAGTTCAGCGTGGCGTCGGCGATCGGCACGCCGCGCGGCACCGGCACGTAGAACTCATGGCGCGCGTCGCTGTTGCTCAGGACCACCGGCTCGCTGATGCCCAGATCGGCCAGCGTGGTGTTGCGCGTCACCCAATCGTCGCCCTGCAACTGGCGCAGTGCGTCGCCGGCCGGGCTGGCCAGCGTCCCCAGCGGCAGCAACAGGCCGGCGGCCATCAGCGCGCGTCGAAGCGTCAGGGCGGAAAAGGAGGAGGGTTTTGGCATGGGAACTCCGGGCGGATATGCAGGGCAGGGCGTCAGGCCGCGGTGCCGGCGGCCGGTCCATGAGGATCGAATTCCGAAACCGGCCGGCCGCATAGCGCGTCGACGATGCGCCCGCTGGCCTTGCCGTCTCCGTAGGGATTGATGCGGCGCGAAAACGAGGCATGCAGGGCGGGGTCGTCCAGCAGCCGGTTGACCTCGGTCAGGATGCGCTGCGTGTCGGTGCCTACCAGCGCCACCGTGCCCGCCTGCACGGCCTCGGGGCGTTCGGTCACATCGCGCATCACCAGCACGGGTTTGCCCAGGTAGGGGGCTTCTTCCTGCACGCCTCCCGAGTCGGTCAGGATCAAATAGGCGCGTTGCATAAACCAGACGAAGTCCAGGTAATCCAATGGGTCGATCAGGTGTACGCGTTCCAGTCCCGCCAGGTCCTTCATCACGACGTTGCGCACTTGCGGATTCAAATGCACGGGATAGACGATCTGCAGATCCTCGCGCCTGGCCAGTTCCGCCAGCGCGGCGCAGATGTTCTTGAAGCCGCCGCCGAAACTCTCGCGCCGGTGGCCGGTGACCAGCATCAGGCGGCGCCGCGCATCGAGCCAGTGGTAGCGGGCCTCGAGTCCGCGCGCCAGCGGCCCGTCCGGCGCCAGCTTGGCGCAGGTCAGCGCCAGCGCGTCGATCACGGTATTGCCGGTCACCGTGATGCGCCCGGCTAGGTTTTCGCGCAACAGATTGGCGCGCGACTCGGCGGTCGGGGCGAACAGCGCGTCGCCGATCGCATCGACCACGCGGCGGTTCATTTCCTCGGGGAAGGGCATGGCCAGGTTGCCGGTGCGCAAGCCCGCTTCGACATGGCCGATGCGTATCCGGCGATGGAATGCGGCCAGCGCGCAAGCCGACGCGGTGCTGGTGTCTCCATGCACCAGCACGTAGTCCGGTTGTTCTTTTTCCAATACCCCGTCCACTTGGCTGATCAACCGCGCATACAGACCGTTCAAGGTCTGGTTGGGCACCATGATGTCCAGGTCATGCCGGGTGCGCAGATCGAACAGTGCGAGCACCTGGTCCAGCATCTGGCGATGCTGTCCGGTCACGCAGACCACGCTGTCGATCTGGGATTCTTCCTGCAACGCGGCGACCAGCGGAGCCATCTTGATGGCTTCAGGACGCGTTCCGAATATGGAAAGTATCTTCATCGCAATCAAGCGGCCGGAGCCGGTGGCATTTTCTTGCGTTTATTATGTCTTGAAAGTATTCGTAATATGTGTCGGAGAATTTCCCGGACTTCCGTTCAGCTGACAGTGATTTATCGAAGCGCCCCGGGGGAAGATGAAAGCGGCCCACTCTCTCGACCCGTAAAATGGGGTCACATCATCTTTCAATATGCTGTCTATGACATATCGCCCCATGTCCCTGCTAGTTTCCTTTGGTTACGAACACGACAGGTCGTGTGCATCTACGTGATTCCTTGAAGGCGAAGTCGAAAATGCCTTGACCCCGTAGCGGCTTCACGCTTTTACATACATCCGGCGCGCCCTCATCTCCTGGCCGGCGCGGCAGCAACCCGGAGCGCCTGTCATATGAAGCCATCGAAACCACGATCCGCCGGCGGTCAGCGCCGCACTCGCGGCGCGCATGTCCGCGCCATGCCGGCCACGTCGGCAGCGCGGCGCCGAGGTCGCGCATGAGCGGCAATCACGAACACGGTGACGTGCGCGCGTTGCCCGAATCGCGTCTCTGGATCGCCTTCGCGCTGACCGGCACGTTCATGGTGATCGAGATCGTCGGAGGCCTCTGGACCGGCAGCCTGGCGCTCATCTCCGATGCCATGCACATGATGACGGACGCCATCGCGCTGCTGCTGGCGCTGATCGCGATCCGCGCGGGCCGCAAGGCCGCCGATCTGATGCGCACCTACGGCTATGCCCGCTTCGAGATCCTGGCTGCCGCGATCAATGCATTGGTGCTGCTGGGCGTGGCCTTCTACATCCTGTACGAAGCCTGGCGCCGTCTGGAGGCGCCGCCAGATATCCAGTCCGCCGGCATGCTGGCCGTGGCCATCGCGGGGTTGGTGATCAACCTGGTGTCGATGCGGCTGCTGGCCGGTTCCAAGGACGACAGTCTGAACGTGAAGGGCGCCTACCTCGAAGTCTGGGCCGACATGCTGGGCTCGGTCGCCGTCATCGCCGGGGCCGTGATCATCTGGTTGACGGGCTGGCGCTGGGTGGATTCGGCGCTGGCCGTGGCCATCGGCTTCATGGTCTTTCCCCGTACCTGGGTGCTGCTGCGCGAATGCATCAACCTGCTGCTCGAAGGCGTGCCGCCCGGCATGAGCCTGGGCGCGGTGCGCGACGCCATCGCCGGCACCGACGGCGTCGCCAGCGTGCATGACATTCACCTGTGGGCGATCACGCAGAAGCAGCCGCTCCTGACCGGCCACGTGGTGTTGGCGGCGGGCGCCGACGGCGAAACCGTCCGCCTGGAGATCGAGCGACGCCTGCAGGAAGATTTCGACCTGCACCACACGACGCTGCAGGTCGAACGTTCGGATCGTTCCGAGCAGGAACACATCCACTGAGTGATGCGAAAAAAAATGGCCGACCCGTAAAGGTCGGCCATTTGGCGCTATGGCGGAAATTTGGTGGAGCCGGGGGGAATTGAACCCCCGTCCGCAAGCCCTCCGCAACCAGTTCTACATGCGTAGTCGATCTATTTGGTTTTAACCCTGGACTTAGCCAACCGACAGGCCGGACCAGAGCGATTCACGTAATTTAAATTTGAACCGTGTGACCCCAGTTCAAACCGATTCCTTGTGAATGTCGCTGCTGCGGTTCGAGGGTTGCCCCCCTGGGAAGTTGCCTTCCTCCGCCTGACCCAAGGACAGATCAGTGCAGCGGCTCACCGCTTAAGCGGCGAGAGCGAAACGCTCGTCGTTGGCGTTTGTAGTGTTCCAGTGGTTTAACGAGCGTACTGGTGCTCGGCATGCCCTGAGTTGTTTCGCGACCCACGTCGAATCCGGATCGGCCCCAAGAACTTCTATTGTACTGGTAAACGCGATAGTCCGCTGCCTTTCCGCGCCCGCCCGCCCGAGCGTGGCGCGGATGCCTCACCGCCGTCCCGCCCGGGAGGGCGCATGGGTGGAGCAGGTGGCCGGCGGCACGCTTCAGGCGTTGGCGCAGGCCGCCTTGGAGGCAGGCCGCGCGTGCGAGGCCGCCATCAGCGCGAAAGCCAGGGCCACCGACAGGGCCACGATGACCGCCGCCGCCCAGCCCAGCGATGCCAGGCCGTACTGGTCGATCACGTGGCCGCCCACCACCGCGCCCAGGCCGATGCCGATGTTGGCGCCGGAGATGTTGAGCGAGGCGGCAAAGGCGGGCGCCTCGGGGGCCGACTTCATCAGCCGCACGTGGCAGACGATGAAAAGCGCCGCCTGGGCGATGCCCCAGACCGTCAAGGCCACGGCCAGCAGGCCATGCGACTGCATCACCGGGCCCACGAATGCCAGGCCCGCCGCCATCAGCGACGAAAACAGCGCGGTGGCGCCCAGCGGGCTGCGGTCGACCATGCGGCCGCCCAGCGTGTTGCCGACCAGGCCAACGGCGCCGAATGCCATCATGGTCCAGCCGACGATCTGGCCGTTGAAACCGGCCAACCGCTCCAGCATGTCCGCCAGATAGGTGTAGGCGGTGAACATGCCGGTGAACACCAGCAGCGACAGCAGCACGTGGCCGACCACGATCGGGTTGCGCAGGATGCGCAGCTGCGTCACCAGCTTGACGCTCTCGGCGCGGATGCGGGTGCTGGGAAAGGCCAGCAGCAGCAACAGCGCCTTGGCGAATGCCACCGCCGAGAGCACGCCGAAGGCCGCGCGCCAACCAAACGCATCGGAAATCAGCACGCCGATGGGAATGCCGAACACGGTCGCGGCGACGATGCCGAACGCCACCATCGAGATGGCGCGTCCGGCGCGGGCCGGCCCGACAAGTTCCACCGCCGTGGCGCTGGCCAGCGACCAGAACACCGGCAACGCCAGGGCGGGCACGAAGCGGGCCACCGCCATGACCCAGATGTTCGGCGCCGCCGCCGCCAGGGCGTTGGACAGGCCGAACAACACCAGCACGCTGATGAACAGGCGCTTGCGTTCGATGTTGGCCATCAGCGCGGTCAGCAGCGGACCGGTGGCGGCCACCGTGAAGGCGAACAGCGACACCAGCAGCCCCGCCTGGGATACCGTCACGTCGAGGTCGCGGGCCAGGCTGGGCAGCAGGCCGACAATCAGGAATTCGGTGGTCAGAATGGTGAAACCGGCGGCAGAAAGTAGCAGGATGGGCAAAAGCATAGGCAATTCCAGGTGCGCGCGACGCCGTGAGGCAACGCGCAGTGGGCGGATGAATGGTCTAACAGGTCTAGGTTGCGCGCCGGGGAGACGTCGGCGCGCGGGCGCATGAGGGCGGCAAACCGTCGATGCGTAACGAGAAATGCCGTGCGGGCGTTGCCACGCGGCATCCGGCATTGGCCGGGAAAGGCAATCGGGAGGCACCCGGATTGCCTTGCATGAAACGTACTTTAATTCACCGGCGGGTAGGGATAAACCCTTTTGTACCGGATAAATTGTTCGGTCAGGTCAACTAATCCGACCGAACCCTTGTCATCCGGACCGCGCGTCGCCGTGACGGGCGGCGATGCGGGTCGCGGGGGATCGGCGCGGATGCCGGTGCATCAACGCAGATCGCGCGGCAGCAGCGGCTCGATCGCGGACCACAGCTCGGCCGGCGTGTTGGCGCAGGTTTCCGCTTCCCAGCTGATGATGTCGTCGTCTTCGCCGACGTAGCCGTAAGCTGCCGCCACCGCCGGCATGCCGGCCGCGTGCGCGGCCTGGATGTCGCGCAGGTCGTCGCCGACGTAGACGCAGCGGTCGGTGGCGAAGCCGGCCTCGCGCGCGGCGTGCTGCAGGGGCAGCGGGTGCGGCTTGGCGTGGGCGGTGGTGTCGCCGCAGACGAGCACGGCGCTGTCGCGGGTCAGGTTCAGGTGCTCGACGATCGGCAGCGTCAGGTAGGTGACCTTGTTGGTCACGATGCCCCACGACAGGCCGCGCTGGCGGATGTCGGCCAGCAGCGCCTCGATGCCGGGGAAAAGCTTGCTGTGGACGGTGGAACTGGCTGCGTAGTCTTCCAGGAACTGCAGGCGGGTCGGTTCGTACTCGTCGTCGCCCGGCTTCAGGCCGAGCGCCACGCGCAGCAGGCCGCGCGCGCCCTGCGAGGCGACCGGACGCAGCGTTTCGTAGGGCAGCGGCTCCAGGCCGCGGCGGGTACGCTGCTGGTTGGCGGCGGCGGCCAGGTCAGGGGCGGTGTCGGCCAGCGTGCCGTCGAAGTCAAACAGGATCAGGGCGCTCATTTGCGGGTAGCCATCAGGTAGTTGACCGAGGTGTCGGACGTCAGCGAATAGATTTGCGTGATCGGGTTGTATTCCATGCCGCGCATGCCCACCGGTTCCAGGCCGGCGCCGCGGGCGGCGGCGGCCAGTTCGCTCGGCTTGATGAACATGTCGTAGGTGTGGGTGCCGCGCGGCAGCAGGCGCAGCACGTATTCGGCGCCGATGATGGCGAACAGGAACGACTTGGGGTTGCGGTTCAGGGTCGAGAAGAACACCCAGCCGCCCGGCTTGGTCAGCGCCGCGCAGGCGCGCACGATGGAGGCGGGATCCGGCACGTGTTCCAGCATCTCCATGCAGGTGACCACGTCGTACTGGCCGGGCTGCTCGGCCGCC from Achromobacter xylosoxidans includes the following:
- the wecB gene encoding non-hydrolyzing UDP-N-acetylglucosamine 2-epimerase, translating into MKILSIFGTRPEAIKMAPLVAALQEESQIDSVVCVTGQHRQMLDQVLALFDLRTRHDLDIMVPNQTLNGLYARLISQVDGVLEKEQPDYVLVHGDTSTASACALAAFHRRIRIGHVEAGLRTGNLAMPFPEEMNRRVVDAIGDALFAPTAESRANLLRENLAGRITVTGNTVIDALALTCAKLAPDGPLARGLEARYHWLDARRRLMLVTGHRRESFGGGFKNICAALAELARREDLQIVYPVHLNPQVRNVVMKDLAGLERVHLIDPLDYLDFVWFMQRAYLILTDSGGVQEEAPYLGKPVLVMRDVTERPEAVQAGTVALVGTDTQRILTEVNRLLDDPALHASFSRRINPYGDGKASGRIVDALCGRPVSEFDPHGPAAGTAA
- a CDS encoding cation diffusion facilitator family transporter, translated to MSGNHEHGDVRALPESRLWIAFALTGTFMVIEIVGGLWTGSLALISDAMHMMTDAIALLLALIAIRAGRKAADLMRTYGYARFEILAAAINALVLLGVAFYILYEAWRRLEAPPDIQSAGMLAVAIAGLVINLVSMRLLAGSKDDSLNVKGAYLEVWADMLGSVAVIAGAVIIWLTGWRWVDSALAVAIGFMVFPRTWVLLRECINLLLEGVPPGMSLGAVRDAIAGTDGVASVHDIHLWAITQKQPLLTGHVVLAAGADGETVRLEIERRLQEDFDLHHTTLQVERSDRSEQEHIH
- a CDS encoding MFS transporter; this encodes MLLPILLLSAAGFTILTTEFLIVGLLPSLARDLDVTVSQAGLLVSLFAFTVAATGPLLTALMANIERKRLFISVLVLFGLSNALAAAAPNIWVMAVARFVPALALPVFWSLASATAVELVGPARAGRAISMVAFGIVAATVFGIPIGVLISDAFGWRAAFGVLSAVAFAKALLLLLAFPSTRIRAESVKLVTQLRILRNPIVVGHVLLSLLVFTGMFTAYTYLADMLERLAGFNGQIVGWTMMAFGAVGLVGNTLGGRMVDRSPLGATALFSSLMAAGLAFVGPVMQSHGLLAVALTVWGIAQAALFIVCHVRLMKSAPEAPAFAASLNISGANIGIGLGAVVGGHVIDQYGLASLGWAAAVIVALSVALAFALMAASHARPASKAACANA
- a CDS encoding HAD-IA family hydrolase; its protein translation is MSALILFDFDGTLADTAPDLAAAANQQRTRRGLEPLPYETLRPVASQGARGLLRVALGLKPGDDEYEPTRLQFLEDYAASSTVHSKLFPGIEALLADIRQRGLSWGIVTNKVTYLTLPIVEHLNLTRDSAVLVCGDTTAHAKPHPLPLQHAAREAGFATDRCVYVGDDLRDIQAAHAAGMPAVAAAYGYVGEDDDIISWEAETCANTPAELWSAIEPLLPRDLR
- the ubiG gene encoding bifunctional 2-polyprenyl-6-hydroxyphenol methylase/3-demethylubiquinol 3-O-methyltransferase UbiG, whose amino-acid sequence is MSTHTSDTAQATVNADQAELDKFGALASRWWDPESEFKPLHAINPLRLEWIQESVGSLAGKKVLDVGCGGGILSEAMARSGAQVTGIDLADKSLKIAKLHGLESGVKVEYRKVPVEQLAAEQPGQYDVVTCMEMLEHVPDPASIVRACAALTKPGGWVFFSTLNRNPKSFLFAIIGAEYVLRLLPRGTHTYDMFIKPSELAAAARGAGLEPVGMRGMEYNPITQIYSLTSDTSVNYLMATRK